A window of Sutcliffiella cohnii contains these coding sequences:
- a CDS encoding CapA family protein translates to MKNNWRFILPVLIFLLLGSALLSYIFYQQSASSTVPSSNEPQIVHTHGAKSVVSFDRTVTTEVTLSAVGDLLIHDSVYHTAETADGYDFKPMINPVKQYLMETDISIANQETIIGGTEIGLSNYPSFNSPFEVADALLDAGIDIVSIANNHTLDRGERAIMNAIGHYEKIGMQYTGGYKDEEDRDTLRTITKNGLVFSFLSYTYGTNGIPIPQGKDYLVNLIDRERIEGDIAHAREHSDIVIVSMHWGVEYVLYPNQEQESLAQFLADAGADIVIGHHPHVLQPMQFIEKKDGGKMFVVYSLGNFLSAQVGNYKDIGGIVQLRIAKTIDKDSSSVNIEVDQFIPTYVSQLRSAKYHIVTLSDAGDYGFSNAAAKNNEMMDHMFQWINDGQ, encoded by the coding sequence TTGAAGAACAATTGGAGATTCATTTTACCTGTTCTTATTTTTTTATTATTAGGTAGCGCTTTATTATCTTATATTTTTTATCAACAATCAGCTTCAAGTACAGTACCATCATCGAACGAACCTCAAATCGTTCACACACACGGTGCTAAATCGGTTGTATCGTTCGATAGAACTGTTACAACCGAAGTAACACTTTCTGCTGTAGGAGACTTACTTATACATGATTCTGTTTATCATACTGCCGAAACAGCAGATGGATATGATTTTAAACCAATGATAAACCCTGTTAAACAATATTTGATGGAAACGGACATTTCCATCGCGAATCAGGAAACAATTATCGGAGGAACGGAAATTGGGCTTTCTAACTATCCTTCTTTTAATAGCCCTTTTGAAGTTGCTGACGCCTTATTAGACGCAGGTATCGATATAGTGAGTATTGCTAATAACCATACGTTAGATCGTGGGGAACGTGCTATCATGAACGCAATAGGGCATTACGAAAAAATCGGGATGCAATATACTGGCGGTTATAAAGATGAAGAAGATCGTGATACTTTAAGAACGATAACTAAAAATGGATTAGTCTTTTCATTTCTTTCCTATACATATGGAACAAATGGAATTCCTATACCACAAGGAAAAGACTATTTAGTTAATCTTATTGACCGCGAAAGAATAGAAGGAGATATTGCACATGCACGGGAACATTCCGACATTGTCATTGTAAGTATGCATTGGGGAGTTGAATATGTTTTATATCCAAATCAGGAGCAAGAAAGTCTTGCCCAATTTTTAGCGGATGCTGGTGCAGATATTGTCATTGGCCATCACCCTCATGTATTACAGCCAATGCAATTTATAGAGAAAAAAGATGGCGGAAAAATGTTTGTTGTGTACTCATTAGGTAATTTCTTATCTGCACAAGTAGGGAATTATAAAGACATTGGTGGAATTGTTCAGTTACGTATTGCAAAAACAATCGATAAGGACAGTTCTAGTGTTAATATCGAAGTGGATCAATTTATTCCTACGTATGTGTCTCAATTACGCTCGGCAAAGTATCATATTGTTACATTATCAGATGCTGGCGACTACGGTTTTTCTAACGCGGCAGCTAAAAATAACGAAATGATGGACCATATGTTCCAATGGATTAATGATGGACAATAA
- the plsY gene encoding glycerol-3-phosphate 1-O-acyltransferase PlsY produces the protein MIEIIIVIILAYLLGSIPSALIVGKVGYGIDIREHGSGNLGGTNTFRTLGVKAGLIVTIADILKGTLATALPIIFAADVHPLLVGSFAVVGHVYPIFAKFKGGKAVATSGGVLLFYSPLLFVIMLACFFLCLYLTKYVSLSSMITAVVATLYSLFQGDGALIIVVSILSAFVIFKHRANIKRIANKTEPKIKWL, from the coding sequence ATGATTGAAATTATTATTGTTATAATACTTGCTTATTTACTTGGTTCCATTCCATCCGCCTTAATTGTCGGTAAAGTTGGTTATGGCATCGATATTCGAGAACACGGAAGCGGAAATTTAGGTGGAACTAATACTTTTAGAACACTCGGAGTGAAAGCAGGATTAATTGTTACCATTGCAGATATTTTAAAAGGTACGTTAGCAACTGCACTCCCTATCATTTTTGCTGCTGACGTACATCCTTTACTAGTAGGTTCGTTCGCTGTTGTTGGACATGTATATCCTATTTTCGCAAAATTTAAGGGTGGGAAAGCAGTAGCAACTTCAGGTGGTGTATTACTCTTTTACTCACCATTATTATTCGTCATTATGCTTGCTTGCTTTTTCTTATGTCTTTATTTAACGAAATACGTTTCATTATCTTCTATGATTACAGCAGTTGTTGCAACCCTATACAGCTTGTTTCAAGGAGATGGTGCCTTAATTATAGTTGTGTCCATTCTTTCAGCATTCGTCATTTTTAAGCATAGGGCAAACATTAAAAGAATAGCGAATAAGACAGAACCTAAAATAAAATGGCTTTAA
- a CDS encoding S9 family peptidase, producing the protein MKFNKPSVEQFFRVYFIQNFAVSPDESQLVFSSNFTGHYNLWAMDLPSQFPYQLTFHNQSCHSLQYSKDGSYILASFDDDGNELTQLYALPNNGGELKKVRYEAESRHMNPIFSEDGKTLYYTSTKNNPTYLNAYKYDVDTEEESLLLEGEIAPTYLADVSKDGQKKLVIKHFANTYTLAYLVDGESVKQITPQTEKQHTVSDIVFASNNTIYLSTNYDDDFSYLAKYDMETGIFTRLTHEDHLDFEAIKLDKDRNLLYLTSTVGVEDELYSYDLESEMLAKVDIPVDIVDKVVVAKSGTVYLLGRTAIKPFNIFRKKLNASEWERLTNFNVPGVTEEELCDPEVLKYPSYDGLEIESLFFRAREEVSNGHVILWPHGGPQASERKFFRSYFQYLIHRGYSIFAPNFRGSSGYGLSFMKMVEGDWGHGPRLDNIQGLEWLIENGYAQRDKILLMGGSYGGYMALLLHGRHPEYFKAVIDIFGVSNLFSFIESVPEHWKPAMKQWVGDPVEDKERLTVDSPITYLDTMTQPMLIIQGANDPRVVKAESDQIVEALKEKGRDVQYLVLEDEGHGFTKKENEITVYKTILEFLDNYIK; encoded by the coding sequence ATGAAATTTAACAAGCCTAGTGTTGAGCAGTTTTTTCGTGTATATTTTATTCAAAACTTCGCAGTAAGTCCAGACGAATCACAGTTAGTGTTTAGTAGTAATTTTACAGGTCATTACAACTTATGGGCAATGGATTTACCGAGTCAATTCCCGTATCAATTAACATTTCATAACCAAAGCTGTCATAGCCTTCAGTATAGCAAAGATGGATCTTATATTTTGGCAAGCTTCGATGATGACGGAAATGAATTAACCCAATTATATGCGCTACCGAACAATGGAGGCGAGCTAAAAAAAGTTCGTTATGAGGCGGAAAGTAGACATATGAATCCTATTTTTTCTGAGGATGGTAAGACGCTATACTATACAAGCACAAAAAATAACCCAACATACTTAAATGCCTACAAATATGATGTGGATACGGAAGAAGAATCGTTGCTTTTAGAAGGAGAAATTGCTCCTACGTATTTAGCAGACGTTTCAAAAGATGGCCAAAAAAAATTAGTAATTAAACATTTTGCTAATACATATACGTTAGCGTATTTAGTAGATGGGGAATCAGTAAAGCAAATAACACCTCAAACAGAAAAACAACATACCGTTAGTGACATCGTTTTTGCTTCTAATAACACTATCTATTTATCAACTAACTATGATGACGATTTTAGTTATTTAGCTAAGTATGATATGGAAACAGGAATTTTTACACGTCTAACGCATGAAGATCATCTAGATTTTGAGGCAATAAAGTTAGATAAGGATAGAAACTTATTATACTTAACTTCAACAGTAGGTGTAGAAGACGAGCTATACAGTTATGACCTCGAGTCTGAAATGCTAGCAAAAGTGGACATACCAGTAGACATCGTTGATAAAGTAGTCGTAGCAAAGAGTGGGACTGTTTATTTATTAGGACGTACGGCTATTAAACCATTTAATATATTTAGAAAAAAATTAAATGCTAGTGAATGGGAGCGGTTGACAAATTTCAATGTTCCTGGAGTTACAGAAGAGGAGTTATGTGATCCAGAAGTATTAAAGTATCCTTCTTATGATGGATTGGAAATAGAATCATTGTTTTTCCGTGCAAGAGAAGAGGTCTCCAATGGTCATGTTATCCTATGGCCACACGGTGGTCCACAAGCGTCGGAACGTAAATTTTTCCGATCTTATTTCCAATACTTAATACACCGTGGGTACAGTATATTTGCACCAAACTTCAGAGGATCATCTGGCTACGGCCTATCGTTTATGAAAATGGTAGAAGGAGATTGGGGACATGGTCCAAGACTAGATAACATTCAAGGATTAGAGTGGTTAATTGAAAATGGATATGCACAACGAGATAAAATCCTATTAATGGGTGGAAGCTATGGTGGTTACATGGCACTATTATTACACGGGCGACACCCAGAATACTTTAAAGCAGTTATTGATATCTTTGGTGTAAGTAATTTATTTTCATTTATTGAGTCAGTACCAGAACATTGGAAGCCTGCAATGAAGCAATGGGTCGGTGATCCAGTAGAGGATAAAGAGCGCTTAACCGTTGATTCTCCAATTACGTATTTAGATACAATGACACAACCGATGCTTATTATTCAAGGAGCAAACGATCCACGGGTAGTAAAGGCAGAGTCAGATCAAATTGTGGAAGCATTAAAAGAAAAAGGTAGAGATGTTCAATATTTAGTATTAGAAGATGAAGGGCATGGTTTCACAAAAAAGGAAAATGAAATAACAGTGTATAAAACAATACTAGAGTTTTTAGATAATTATATTAAATAA
- a CDS encoding HesB/YadR/YfhF family protein — protein sequence MQIKLEKEAFDWYKEELDLHTGDSLRFHVRYGGCSNIQKGFSLGIEKEKPESPIAKVEIDGITFYVEEKEAWYFEGHDLVISYDSKLDEPVFNYE from the coding sequence ATGCAAATTAAATTAGAAAAAGAAGCTTTTGATTGGTATAAAGAAGAATTAGACCTTCATACAGGTGATTCCCTCCGATTTCACGTTCGTTATGGTGGCTGTAGTAACATTCAAAAAGGTTTTTCCCTGGGAATTGAGAAAGAAAAACCTGAAAGTCCTATTGCAAAAGTAGAAATAGATGGGATTACTTTTTATGTAGAAGAAAAAGAGGCATGGTATTTCGAAGGGCACGACCTCGTTATTTCTTACGATTCAAAATTAGATGAACCTGTATTTAATTATGAGTAA
- the tlp gene encoding small acid-soluble spore protein Tlp, which yields MTRHNQPKPDDRSDNVEKLQSMVQNTIENIEESHETLAYASSEEKANIEAKNHRREESIAAMREEIKDEAAARENGYQS from the coding sequence ATGACACGTCATAACCAACCAAAACCAGATGATCGAAGCGATAATGTAGAAAAGCTGCAAAGCATGGTTCAAAACACAATAGAAAATATTGAAGAATCTCATGAGACTTTAGCATATGCTAGTAGTGAAGAAAAAGCTAATATTGAAGCGAAAAACCATCGACGTGAAGAGAGTATAGCTGCTATGAGGGAAGAAATAAAAGACGAAGCAGCAGCAAGAGAAAACGGATACCAGTCCTAA
- the acnA gene encoding aconitate hydratase AcnA, whose protein sequence is MANHDVFNARASFDVNGKTYHYYNLKALEEANIGNVSQLPYSIKVLLESVLRQVDGRVITKEHVENLAKWGTNELKEIDVPFKPSRVILQDFTGVPAVVDLASLRKAMADLGGNPDKINPEIPVDLVIDHSVQIDRAGTADALDFNMKLEFERNAERYKFLSWAKKSFDNYRAVPPATGIVHQVNLEYLANVVHAVEQDGELVAFPDTLVGTDSHTTMINGIGVLGWGVGGIEAEAGMLGQPSYFPVPEVIGVKLTGALPNGTTATDLALKVTQVLRAHGVVGKFVEFFGPGVPELPLADRATIANMAPEYGATCGFFPVDEEALDYLRLTGRDEEQIKIVEEYCKANGLFFTTDANPIYTEVVEINLAEIEPNLSGPKRPQDLVPLSMMKDTFRNALVAPQGNQGYGLTETDISKEVEITLASGDKTTMKTGSIAIASITSCTNTSNPYVLIAAGLVAKKAVELGIEVPSFVKTSLAPGSKVVTGYLAESGLQPYLDQLGFNIVGYGCATCIGNSGPLADEIEEAIAKNDLLVTSVLSGNRNFEGRIHPLVKGNYLASPPLVVAYALAGTVDIDLQNDVIGKGKDGQDVFFKDIWPSMDEVKELVKTTVTPELFRKEYDKVFDDNERWNAIETSDEALYTWDDNSTYIQNPPFFEGLSPEAGTVEPLSNLRVVGKFADSVTTDHISPAGSIGKDTPAGRYLQANGVEPRDFNSYGSRRGNHEVMMRGTFANIRIRNQIAPGTEGGWTTYLPTGEVMSIYDACMKYKQDGTGLMVIAGKDYGMGSSRDWAAKGTNLLGIKTVIAESFERIHRSNLVLMGVLPLQFKDGDNAEVLGLNGKETFEVHVDESVKPRDMVKVVATDEEGNKKEFEALVRFDSEVEIDYYRHGGILQMVLRDKLKA, encoded by the coding sequence ATGGCGAATCATGATGTTTTTAACGCTCGTGCATCCTTTGATGTGAACGGTAAAACGTACCATTACTACAATTTAAAAGCGTTAGAAGAAGCGAATATCGGTAATGTTTCTCAACTACCATATTCTATTAAAGTTCTTTTAGAATCTGTTTTACGTCAAGTAGATGGTCGTGTTATTACGAAAGAGCATGTAGAAAATTTAGCAAAATGGGGAACGAATGAATTAAAGGAAATCGACGTTCCATTTAAACCATCACGTGTAATTCTTCAAGATTTCACAGGTGTTCCAGCTGTGGTTGATTTAGCTTCTTTACGTAAAGCAATGGCAGATTTAGGTGGAAATCCTGATAAAATTAATCCTGAAATCCCTGTTGATTTAGTTATTGACCACTCTGTTCAAATTGATAGAGCTGGAACTGCTGATGCATTAGATTTCAACATGAAGTTAGAGTTTGAACGTAATGCAGAACGTTATAAATTTTTAAGTTGGGCAAAAAAATCGTTTGATAACTATCGTGCAGTTCCACCTGCAACAGGAATTGTTCACCAAGTTAACTTAGAATATTTAGCGAACGTTGTTCATGCTGTTGAGCAAGACGGCGAATTAGTAGCATTCCCTGACACACTTGTTGGAACAGACTCCCATACTACGATGATTAATGGTATTGGTGTTCTTGGATGGGGTGTAGGTGGTATCGAAGCAGAAGCTGGTATGCTTGGTCAACCTTCTTACTTCCCGGTTCCTGAAGTAATTGGTGTTAAATTGACAGGAGCTTTACCGAACGGTACTACTGCAACTGACTTAGCGTTAAAAGTAACTCAAGTGTTACGTGCACATGGGGTTGTAGGTAAATTTGTTGAGTTCTTCGGTCCTGGTGTTCCAGAACTTCCGTTAGCTGACCGTGCTACAATTGCAAACATGGCACCAGAATATGGAGCAACTTGTGGTTTCTTCCCAGTTGATGAAGAAGCACTAGACTATTTACGTTTAACTGGTCGTGACGAAGAGCAAATCAAAATAGTGGAAGAATATTGTAAAGCAAACGGCTTATTCTTTACAACTGATGCTAATCCAATTTATACAGAAGTGGTAGAAATTAACTTAGCAGAAATCGAGCCTAACCTATCTGGACCAAAACGTCCACAAGACCTTGTGCCACTATCTATGATGAAGGATACATTCCGTAACGCACTTGTTGCACCTCAAGGTAACCAAGGTTATGGATTAACGGAGACAGACATTAGTAAAGAAGTGGAAATTACATTAGCATCTGGTGATAAAACTACGATGAAGACTGGTTCTATCGCTATTGCTTCTATCACTTCTTGTACAAATACATCGAACCCTTATGTCTTAATTGCAGCTGGTTTAGTTGCGAAAAAAGCAGTAGAGTTAGGTATTGAAGTTCCTTCTTTCGTTAAAACATCTTTAGCACCTGGATCAAAAGTAGTAACTGGTTACTTAGCTGAATCAGGACTTCAACCATATTTAGATCAATTAGGATTTAATATCGTTGGTTACGGTTGTGCGACGTGTATCGGTAACTCTGGTCCGTTAGCAGATGAAATTGAAGAAGCGATTGCTAAAAATGACCTATTAGTTACTTCAGTATTATCTGGAAACCGTAACTTTGAGGGACGTATTCACCCACTTGTAAAAGGAAACTACTTAGCATCACCACCTTTAGTAGTTGCATATGCTTTAGCAGGTACGGTAGATATTGATCTACAAAATGATGTTATTGGTAAAGGAAAAGATGGTCAAGACGTTTTCTTTAAAGATATCTGGCCTTCTATGGACGAAGTTAAAGAACTTGTGAAAACAACTGTTACTCCGGAGTTATTCCGTAAAGAATATGATAAAGTATTTGATGATAATGAGCGTTGGAACGCAATCGAAACGTCTGACGAAGCTTTATATACTTGGGACGATAACTCAACGTACATCCAAAACCCTCCATTCTTTGAAGGGCTATCTCCAGAAGCTGGGACAGTTGAGCCGTTATCTAATTTACGTGTTGTAGGTAAATTTGCGGATTCTGTAACGACAGACCACATTTCACCTGCTGGTTCTATCGGTAAAGATACTCCTGCGGGTCGTTACTTACAAGCTAACGGAGTAGAACCTCGCGACTTTAACTCTTACGGTTCTCGTCGTGGTAACCATGAAGTAATGATGCGTGGTACGTTTGCAAACATTCGTATTCGGAATCAAATTGCTCCAGGAACAGAAGGTGGATGGACTACTTACTTACCAACTGGTGAAGTAATGTCTATTTATGATGCTTGTATGAAATATAAGCAAGATGGTACTGGTCTAATGGTTATCGCTGGTAAAGATTACGGGATGGGAAGTTCTCGTGACTGGGCTGCAAAAGGTACAAACCTACTAGGTATTAAAACAGTTATTGCAGAAAGTTTCGAGCGTATCCACCGCAGTAACTTAGTACTAATGGGTGTTTTACCATTACAGTTTAAAGACGGTGACAATGCTGAAGTTTTAGGCTTAAATGGTAAAGAAACTTTTGAGGTACATGTAGATGAGTCTGTAAAACCACGTGATATGGTTAAAGTAGTAGCAACAGATGAAGAAGGAAATAAGAAAGAATTTGAAGCATTAGTTCGCTTTGACAGTGAAGTGGAAATTGATTACTACCGTCATGGTGGAATCCTTCAAATGGTACTTCGTGATAAATTAAAAGCATAA
- a CDS encoding glycosyl hydrolase family 18 protein, with protein sequence MMHDVKTKEKNKSLKTIGIVGILFACTVIITIISLFPFPSNEKLQYTDLTNPIIYKGKIYEKEALIQEDVIYFPISFFMEHIDRTSVYDEQSKSVIITTKDKVFQFPINSLNYFLNEEPFSFQVPTIISEDNEIYVTVEPLLDLYDKEINRNTSTGIIMVRDTSDILVLGKTLPSKEHLKYLRNEPSLQSPYTSELQQGEEVIIESEKDGYYFVRQSNGIAGYVKKEVIEITYQQYVAEQKEEKIDTNRVQLPWPIQLTWEAVYSYNPDTSKLPNMPGVNIVSPTWFHIQNEEGDISNLGSLEYVNWAKEEGYQIWALFANDFQDLDMTHEVFSSFEKRQKMIRQLLQYSDMYDLDGINLDIENVRLEDGPFITQFVREAVPYFHRAGLVVSMDITFISTSPTWSLFYEREELAELVDYLIVMAYDEHWGTSPVAGSVASLPWVESNLKTLLKVVPHDRLILGIPLYTRLWKEEVTENGNIQVTSRALSMDAANEWIEENELTPNYEEKTKQNYVEFVNEEENATYKMWLEDETSLAKRVQLVHQYQLAGMATWSRVFANDSAWEVMSKNSQHIEVVSDSNGD encoded by the coding sequence ATGATGCATGATGTAAAAACAAAAGAAAAAAACAAAAGTTTAAAAACAATAGGTATAGTAGGAATCTTATTTGCTTGTACTGTTATTATTACAATTATTTCTCTTTTTCCTTTTCCATCTAATGAAAAGCTGCAATATACCGACTTAACAAATCCAATTATTTATAAAGGGAAAATATATGAAAAAGAAGCATTAATTCAAGAAGACGTAATCTACTTTCCTATCTCTTTTTTTATGGAACACATTGATAGAACGTCTGTTTATGATGAGCAAAGTAAATCAGTAATTATTACAACGAAAGACAAAGTTTTTCAGTTTCCAATAAACTCTTTAAACTATTTTTTAAACGAAGAACCATTTTCATTTCAAGTCCCTACAATTATTAGTGAAGATAATGAAATATATGTGACTGTCGAACCTCTATTAGATCTTTATGACAAAGAAATTAATAGAAATACATCTACAGGAATTATTATGGTGAGAGATACGAGTGATATACTTGTTTTAGGTAAAACATTACCGAGTAAAGAGCACTTAAAATATTTAAGAAATGAACCTTCCTTACAATCACCATATACAAGTGAATTACAACAAGGAGAAGAAGTAATTATAGAAAGTGAAAAAGATGGTTATTATTTCGTTCGGCAATCAAATGGAATTGCTGGTTATGTTAAAAAAGAAGTTATTGAAATAACGTATCAACAATATGTAGCAGAGCAAAAAGAGGAAAAAATTGATACGAATCGAGTTCAATTACCATGGCCTATTCAATTAACTTGGGAGGCTGTTTATAGTTATAACCCAGACACATCAAAACTTCCTAACATGCCTGGGGTCAATATAGTTTCTCCAACTTGGTTTCATATTCAAAATGAAGAAGGCGATATTTCTAATTTAGGTTCTTTAGAATATGTGAATTGGGCAAAGGAAGAAGGATATCAAATATGGGCTTTGTTTGCTAATGATTTTCAAGATTTAGATATGACTCATGAAGTATTCAGTAGTTTCGAAAAGAGACAAAAAATGATTCGCCAATTACTGCAGTATAGTGATATGTATGACTTGGATGGAATTAATTTGGACATAGAAAACGTTCGCTTAGAGGACGGACCATTCATTACGCAATTTGTTCGTGAAGCAGTTCCTTATTTTCATAGAGCAGGGCTAGTTGTGTCTATGGACATAACGTTTATTTCTACTAGTCCTACTTGGTCCCTATTTTATGAACGGGAGGAGCTTGCAGAACTAGTCGATTATTTAATTGTAATGGCTTACGATGAACATTGGGGTACTTCCCCAGTTGCAGGAAGCGTAGCAAGCTTACCGTGGGTGGAAAGCAATTTAAAAACTTTATTAAAGGTCGTACCACATGATCGCCTTATTTTAGGTATTCCACTGTATACGAGACTTTGGAAAGAGGAAGTAACGGAAAATGGGAACATTCAAGTTACATCACGTGCTCTTAGTATGGATGCTGCAAACGAGTGGATAGAGGAAAATGAATTAACTCCTAATTATGAAGAGAAAACAAAACAAAATTATGTAGAATTTGTAAATGAAGAAGAAAATGCAACGTATAAAATGTGGCTAGAAGATGAAACGTCGTTAGCGAAAAGAGTTCAGCTTGTTCATCAATACCAATTAGCAGGAATGGCTACTTGGAGTAGGGTATTTGCAAACGATTCTGCATGGGAAGTAATGTCTAAAAATAGTCAGCACATTGAAGTTGTTTCAGATTCAAATGGAGATTAG
- a CDS encoding acyl-CoA thioesterase — MLVSTKEIEVRYAETDQMGVVYHANYLVWMELGRTQIIKDLGFSYAAMEEDGIISPVIDIQVSYKKPLRYGEMATIKTWIDQYDGFRVVYGYEIFTPTGETALTGTSSHVCVKKDTFRPIIIRKVYPEWHAAYEQAKK, encoded by the coding sequence ATGTTAGTTTCTACAAAGGAAATAGAAGTAAGATATGCAGAGACAGATCAAATGGGGGTCGTTTATCACGCGAATTATTTAGTTTGGATGGAGTTAGGAAGAACACAAATAATAAAGGATTTAGGATTTTCGTATGCAGCGATGGAGGAGGATGGAATTATTTCCCCAGTTATCGATATTCAAGTTTCTTATAAAAAACCTTTACGCTACGGAGAAATGGCCACTATTAAAACATGGATTGACCAATATGATGGATTTAGAGTCGTTTATGGTTATGAAATATTTACTCCAACAGGAGAAACTGCGCTAACTGGAACCTCCTCACATGTATGCGTAAAAAAAGATACGTTCAGACCTATCATTATTCGAAAAGTGTATCCAGAGTGGCACGCAGCTTATGAGCAAGCAAAAAAATAA
- the sspO gene encoding small acid-soluble spore protein O, which yields MGKRKANHVIPGMNAASAQGKGAGYNEEFSNEPLTEEQKQNNKKRKKNQ from the coding sequence ATGGGAAAAAGAAAAGCTAATCATGTTATTCCTGGTATGAATGCTGCTTCTGCACAAGGCAAAGGTGCAGGTTATAACGAAGAATTTTCAAACGAACCTCTAACAGAGGAACAAAAACAAAATAATAAAAAGCGTAAAAAGAATCAATAA
- a CDS encoding acid-soluble spore protein N — MSKSKHYKKNSEHFVPNHLGTQPRSAGGNKGKQMQDKSGQHAQVIQTKGE, encoded by the coding sequence ATGAGTAAAAGCAAACACTACAAAAAAAATAGTGAACATTTCGTACCGAATCATTTAGGTACACAACCAAGAAGTGCTGGTGGAAATAAAGGAAAACAAATGCAAGATAAATCTGGCCAGCATGCCCAAGTTATCCAAACAAAAGGAGAATAA
- a CDS encoding FbpB family small basic protein, with protein sequence MGKFKKRSFEELVLENKKQLLQDEEALQKIEARLEEKILKKVE encoded by the coding sequence ATGGGAAAATTCAAAAAACGTTCATTTGAGGAGCTAGTTCTTGAAAATAAAAAGCAGTTGTTACAAGATGAAGAAGCTCTTCAAAAAATTGAAGCGCGATTAGAAGAAAAGATTTTGAAGAAGGTAGAATAG
- a CDS encoding redoxin domain-containing protein yields the protein MIKKLLAVGLLLCLVGVALVQVFAEKDPNVGASVGDQAYDFDLAVLSGDQVKLSDYRGKKVIVNFWATWCGPCKDEMPEMQLYYEDYKDEVEILAVNITSSDTLENVEKFVEAGQFTYPILLDENRIFAYYEVLNMPATFFINEEGVISARHEGPLTYSMLDNYVNKIK from the coding sequence TTGATTAAAAAATTATTGGCTGTGGGCTTACTTTTATGTTTAGTTGGTGTTGCCTTAGTGCAAGTATTTGCTGAAAAGGATCCTAACGTTGGAGCGTCAGTTGGTGATCAAGCATATGATTTTGATCTCGCAGTCTTGTCTGGGGACCAAGTAAAATTATCTGATTACAGAGGAAAGAAAGTGATTGTAAACTTCTGGGCAACATGGTGTGGTCCTTGTAAAGATGAAATGCCAGAGATGCAGCTTTATTATGAGGATTACAAAGATGAAGTAGAAATTTTAGCTGTAAATATAACATCTTCTGATACGTTAGAAAATGTAGAAAAATTTGTAGAAGCAGGTCAATTCACATATCCAATTCTCTTAGATGAGAATCGAATATTCGCCTATTATGAAGTGCTAAACATGCCAGCTACTTTTTTTATCAATGAAGAGGGTGTTATTTCTGCACGACATGAAGGGCCATTAACGTATAGTATGTTAGATAATTATGTCAATAAAATAAAATAG
- a CDS encoding NUDIX hydrolase, producing MILRYTICFIEKNGQLLLLYRNKAPNQFKWNGVGGKIEKDETPYESIKREIVEETGLEVKNVSFRGIVTWNNEGGMYVFVGNGVHGDLIEGPEGKLAWKSINWLNESEEAVSNIKYFINDILHGDKVIEHSFQYTSEGEIILYEQKPLTTDFTQSVYKQKLVKS from the coding sequence ATGATTTTACGTTACACGATTTGCTTTATCGAAAAAAACGGGCAACTCTTACTCTTATACCGAAACAAAGCACCAAATCAATTTAAATGGAATGGTGTAGGGGGAAAAATAGAAAAGGACGAGACACCTTATGAAAGTATTAAACGGGAAATTGTAGAAGAAACCGGATTAGAGGTAAAAAACGTTTCTTTTCGAGGTATCGTGACATGGAATAACGAAGGTGGTATGTATGTATTTGTTGGAAATGGGGTTCATGGTGATTTAATAGAAGGGCCAGAGGGTAAGCTGGCTTGGAAAAGTATAAACTGGCTAAATGAATCAGAAGAAGCTGTATCAAACATAAAATATTTTATTAATGATATTTTACATGGGGACAAAGTTATAGAACATTCATTTCAATATACTTCTGAAGGTGAAATAATACTGTATGAACAAAAGCCACTAACAACCGATTTTACTCAGTCTGTTTATAAGCAAAAACTTGTAAAAAGTTAG